In Drosophila miranda strain MSH22 chromosome XR, D.miranda_PacBio2.1, whole genome shotgun sequence, the genomic window CCGGAGGCCACTCGGCGTTCCTCCAGAAGCGTCTGCAGAAGGGGGTAAGTGTGCCATGTGCCCATGCCTGGTCCGTCTCACATAATCTCTTACCCTTCTGCAGCAAAAGTTCTTCGATTCGGGTGACTATCAGATGGCCAAGCAGAAGGGTGGCAGCGTCAAGCAGGTCTTTGCCAACAAGGTGACCACCGGCGAAGCCATACCAACACCCGAGACCGTGCCGGCACGCAAGACCTCGATCATTCAGCCCTGCAACAAGTTCCCAGCGACAAGCTAAGCTGTCGTAACGCCTCCCCCAAAACACCCAAACACACATCCCCAAACGCAAAGCCCTCTCCCAGCAGCCCACCCCTCAAATGCTCCTAACATATAATCTAAATTTCAAATGCTAATTGCGGCGCACTTTCAGCCCAACTATAAGCATTTCGCGGATGTTTCagtcggtttttttttttttgtgttcaTAAAACTCCCAAAAAAGAGCGGTTCCCCAAAACCTTATTAATTTTTAAGAGAAACTGCTCAGCATATTCCTTCGgttaaacacacacacacactaccTGTACCCCCCAAATCTCAAGATCAAGTCATTTCTCATGCCAAGGAAGTTGGGCAGCACGAAGCTTGTTGCAGaatatgcatatatatacCCGTATCTGCGTAACATTATCTTAACCTACC contains:
- the LOC108151026 gene encoding cAMP-regulated phosphoprotein 19; amino-acid sequence: MSTTEDNNSSSPATTPQEGEAPEQTNPRDLEKIEEEKLKSKYSSGMRVPGGHSAFLQKRLQKGQKFFDSGDYQMAKQKGGSVKQVFANKVTTGEAIPTPETVPARKTSIIQPCNKFPATS